A stretch of Brachyspira suanatina DNA encodes these proteins:
- a CDS encoding ankyrin repeat domain-containing protein produces the protein MKKIVSILFILILSIPLYSQTSRFKRLTPEQLTNLANPRRLSHRIFYTRASQGPNAKWFDAVKEGNLNEIKRMVEAGQDIEVQDTYSLKQTALGWAAFIGYLDVVQYLISKGANLYAGDTADVTSAFKSAILGGNIDIIEYLYPLYNGKLDLNEQDKRDGETMLMVAAGNGREDAVKFLLDKKVDVNIVSKQLNKSAYTYACESRNQNIIKMISDAGGINVRTGKASCQ, from the coding sequence ATGAAAAAGATAGTCAGTATTTTATTTATTTTAATTTTATCTATTCCTCTTTATTCGCAAACTTCAAGATTTAAAAGGCTTACACCAGAGCAATTAACTAATCTTGCTAACCCTAGAAGACTTTCTCACAGAATATTCTATACTAGAGCTTCTCAAGGTCCTAATGCTAAATGGTTTGATGCTGTTAAAGAAGGAAATCTTAATGAAATAAAAAGAATGGTTGAAGCAGGACAGGATATAGAAGTTCAGGATACATATAGTTTGAAGCAAACTGCTCTAGGATGGGCTGCTTTTATAGGGTATTTAGATGTTGTTCAGTATTTAATATCTAAAGGTGCTAATCTTTATGCAGGAGATACTGCTGATGTTACAAGTGCTTTTAAATCTGCTATACTTGGAGGAAATATAGACATTATAGAATATTTATATCCTTTATATAATGGAAAATTAGATCTTAATGAGCAGGATAAAAGAGACGGAGAAACAATGCTTATGGTTGCAGCCGGAAATGGTAGAGAAGATGCTGTAAAATTTTTATTGGATAAAAAAGTTGATGTTAATATAGTAAGTAAACAATTAAATAAATCTGCTTATACTTATGCATGTGAATCAAGAAATCAGAATATTATCAAGATGATATCCGATGCTGGTGGAATAAATGTACGTACTGGAAAGGCTTCTTGTCAATAA
- the tlyC gene encoding hemolysin C translates to MPIKKLISKIVKKKDSDTEKNNYVNLSTLTEAEREIITNTIELKSKSVREIMVPRVDVVMIPIESSYDKVIKAFNRDRNSRIPVYKDGIDDIVGVLYVKDLIDAEEKNFSLKKILHKPLFVPISISLMELLKNFREKQIHIAMVVDEYGGFSGIVSMEDVLEQIIGDIRDEYDEEDEEIKSNDDGTYLVDARTRIDDFNKYEILPPIPDDEADTVGGFLFSYLGRLPKRNEDIEYNGYSFTVVGKSGNIVTKIRIEKLKKEDTEKNKN, encoded by the coding sequence ATGCCAATAAAGAAATTAATATCTAAAATAGTAAAAAAAAAAGATAGTGATACTGAAAAAAATAATTATGTGAATTTATCTACATTAACAGAAGCTGAAAGAGAAATTATAACAAATACTATAGAATTGAAATCAAAAAGTGTAAGAGAAATAATGGTGCCTAGAGTCGATGTTGTGATGATACCTATAGAGTCTTCTTATGATAAAGTTATAAAGGCTTTTAATAGAGATAGAAATTCTAGAATTCCTGTATATAAAGATGGAATAGATGATATAGTAGGTGTTTTATATGTTAAAGATTTAATTGATGCAGAAGAAAAGAATTTTTCACTTAAAAAGATTCTTCATAAGCCTTTATTTGTTCCAATATCAATTTCATTAATGGAATTATTAAAGAATTTTAGAGAGAAGCAAATTCATATTGCTATGGTTGTTGATGAATATGGAGGATTTTCTGGTATTGTTTCTATGGAAGATGTTCTTGAGCAGATTATAGGAGATATAAGAGATGAATACGATGAAGAAGATGAAGAAATAAAGAGCAATGATGATGGAACATATTTGGTTGATGCAAGAACTAGAATAGATGATTTTAATAAATATGAGATACTTCCACCTATACCAGATGATGAGGCAGATACAGTTGGCGGATTTTTATTTTCATATTTGGGCAGACTTCCTAAAAGAAATGAAGATATAGAATATAATGGATATTCATTTACTGTTGTTGGAAAAAGTGGAAATATTGTTACTAAAATAAGAATAGAAAAATTAAAGAAAGAAGATACAGAAAAGAATAAAAATTAA
- a CDS encoding N-acetylmuramoyl-L-alanine amidase family protein: protein MNNKNRFIIFSTVIIVLIIVSFSSLIVTANTKVSETIVRESELNNAENPSKKFNDIIENRKVRILIDPGHNAATKGALGYLGYEYYMNLRVARELAKILSEDDRFEYFLSREGAYYSRPIKEYMTNNYDELLDIYNTKVKGEERTGNLTRYQTLELYAIRHYAIDNNFDLLLSIHFDYMPYISRRAKTSGFHVIVSPYNREFPASMQVAYKLSERMQEKYKISPIIGHDRVLPNSVWKFYDKEELINNAISLRGLIVIGDAFENAYNKQEIKKDVPSVLIESAFIHEWQFGSNKAVKELANQMYLALVDIYTTK, encoded by the coding sequence ATGAATAACAAAAACCGTTTTATTATATTTTCTACAGTTATTATCGTTTTGATAATAGTATCATTTTCATCTCTTATAGTTACTGCTAATACTAAAGTTTCTGAAACTATAGTACGAGAAAGCGAATTGAATAATGCTGAAAATCCCAGCAAGAAATTTAACGATATAATAGAAAACAGAAAGGTAAGAATACTTATAGATCCTGGTCATAATGCCGCTACTAAGGGTGCTTTAGGTTATTTGGGTTATGAATATTATATGAATTTAAGGGTGGCGAGAGAGTTAGCTAAAATACTTTCTGAAGATGATAGATTCGAGTACTTCTTAAGCAGAGAGGGAGCATATTATAGTAGACCTATAAAAGAGTATATGACTAATAATTATGATGAGCTTTTAGATATATATAATACTAAAGTAAAAGGTGAGGAGAGAACAGGAAATTTAACTAGATATCAGACTTTAGAATTATATGCTATAAGACATTATGCTATAGATAATAATTTTGATTTACTTTTAAGCATACATTTTGACTATATGCCTTATATAAGCAGAAGAGCTAAAACTTCAGGCTTTCATGTTATAGTTAGTCCTTATAATAGGGAATTTCCAGCTTCTATGCAGGTTGCCTATAAATTATCTGAAAGAATGCAGGAAAAATATAAAATCTCTCCAATAATAGGACATGATAGAGTTCTTCCTAATTCAGTTTGGAAATTCTATGATAAAGAAGAACTTATAAATAATGCTATATCTCTAAGAGGTTTAATAGTTATAGGAGATGCTTTTGAAAATGCGTATAATAAACAGGAAATAAAAAAGGATGTTCCTTCTGTACTTATAGAATCTGCTTTTATACATGAATGGCAATTTGGAAGTAATAAAGCTGTGAAAGAATTGGCTAATCAAATGTATTTGGCTTTAGTTGATATATATACTACAAAATAA
- a CDS encoding peptide ABC transporter substrate-binding protein — MFKKILIISLTLIMIFAISCSSPKTRNNKELFINAGEEPKTIDPTLSGNDFVYPRHVFETLITKDKSGNLQAGACESLNISDNGLVYTFNLRTNAKWSDGKNVVADDFVYALQRAANPISGAEYTSFIEYIKNAVQILSRELPVDQLGVKAIDDYTLEITLEAPIGYFLDILTYPIFAPVRKDIIEKYGDQWSLKPESYIGNGAFIMTERNIDEKIVVVKNTNYWNKNNIVPEKITFVMMKDPTLALAGIKDGSLDFSVYIIEQDLEKLKSEGIVNIAPYFSTVAFGINATNEVLKDTRIRKALSLAIDRNYIVENVVPTAKSPTSAWVPVGAYDVKGDFRENGGEYIDLSKEAYSNNVEMAKQLMAEAGYPNGEGFPVLEYKTTADLVYIQVAEAVQQMWKENLGIDLQISSMEWVAYQQMRSEKNYQLIRTLWIGDYSDPMTFLENYLSYRSQNTSGYSNKQFDNYMEAARNSVNQEIRMKAMHEAEKILIAEDNLLIPIYNPSNPVLVSKKLKDYVLTPLMEYHFHYAYLE, encoded by the coding sequence ATGTTTAAAAAGATACTAATTATTTCATTAACATTGATTATGATATTTGCAATATCATGCTCATCACCTAAAACAAGAAACAATAAAGAATTATTCATTAATGCAGGAGAAGAACCAAAAACAATAGACCCTACATTATCCGGAAATGATTTTGTATATCCAAGGCATGTATTTGAAACTTTGATAACAAAGGATAAATCTGGAAATTTACAGGCAGGAGCTTGTGAAAGCTTGAATATTTCTGATAATGGACTTGTATATACTTTCAATTTAAGAACAAATGCCAAATGGTCTGATGGAAAAAATGTTGTTGCTGATGATTTTGTATATGCATTACAAAGAGCAGCAAATCCTATAAGCGGTGCTGAATATACATCTTTTATAGAATATATAAAAAATGCTGTTCAAATATTATCAAGAGAACTTCCTGTGGATCAGCTTGGAGTAAAAGCTATTGATGATTATACCTTAGAAATAACTTTAGAAGCCCCTATAGGTTATTTTTTGGATATTTTAACTTACCCTATATTTGCACCTGTTAGAAAAGATATAATAGAAAAGTATGGAGATCAATGGTCATTAAAACCTGAAAGTTATATAGGAAACGGGGCATTTATAATGACTGAAAGAAATATTGATGAAAAAATAGTTGTTGTGAAAAATACTAACTATTGGAATAAAAATAATATAGTGCCTGAAAAAATTACTTTCGTTATGATGAAAGATCCTACTTTAGCATTAGCAGGAATTAAGGACGGATCATTAGACTTTTCTGTTTATATTATAGAACAGGATTTAGAAAAATTAAAATCTGAAGGCATAGTTAATATTGCTCCGTATTTTTCTACTGTAGCATTTGGTATTAATGCCACTAATGAAGTATTGAAAGATACAAGAATAAGAAAGGCTTTATCTTTAGCTATAGATAGAAATTATATAGTAGAAAATGTTGTGCCTACAGCAAAATCTCCTACAAGTGCTTGGGTACCTGTTGGTGCTTATGATGTAAAGGGAGATTTCAGAGAAAATGGAGGAGAATATATAGATTTATCAAAAGAAGCTTACTCTAATAATGTTGAAATGGCTAAACAATTAATGGCTGAAGCCGGATATCCTAATGGTGAGGGTTTCCCTGTACTTGAATACAAAACTACTGCCGATTTAGTATATATACAAGTAGCAGAAGCAGTTCAGCAGATGTGGAAAGAAAATTTAGGTATTGATTTACAGATATCTTCTATGGAATGGGTAGCTTATCAGCAGATGAGAAGTGAAAAAAATTATCAGCTTATAAGAACTTTATGGATTGGTGATTACAGCGATCCTATGACTTTCTTAGAAAACTATTTAAGCTATAGAAGCCAAAATACATCAGGATACAGCAATAAGCAATTTGATAATTATATGGAAGCTGCTAGGAATTCTGTTAATCAGGAAATAAGGATGAAAGCTATGCATGAAGCTGAAAAGATATTAATAGCAGAAGATAATTTGTTAATACCTATATACAATCCTTCAAATCCTGTTTTAGTAAGTAAAAAATTGAAAGATTATGTACTAACACCATTAATGGAATATCATTTCCATTATGCCTATTTGGAATAA
- a CDS encoding AtpZ/AtpI family protein: MNITENKKLQNGIKYAALGVEFGSMVLGLTFVGHYADKHFNSKPLFTIIGIFVGFVSGIYRLYKISKTFDKINKNR, from the coding sequence ATGAATATAACAGAAAATAAAAAACTACAAAATGGAATAAAATATGCGGCACTTGGTGTTGAGTTTGGAAGTATGGTATTAGGTTTGACTTTCGTAGGACATTATGCTGATAAACATTTTAATAGTAAGCCTTTATTTACAATAATAGGCATATTTGTAGGTTTTGTCTCGGGAATTTATAGGCTTTATAAAATATCCAAAACTTTTGATAAAATTAATAAAAATAGATAA
- a CDS encoding M23 family metallopeptidase has translation MYIKPKKKKSNNIKYTNKKENFFHLFCYKIGKFLNHRIYFMFIPHSKKKTKTLSLPVYSIMIIVLIISLSLLTTFSFLTKNTVLASKTEVLSGSYKDKLTEINSLENIFNSVVTNDYYRNDMSNIASLMKVESNNINLSTNYVDNILLMNLRAEELEKLKIYLDELKANVTSKNNALEPIPSILPIDSRYAVISRPYQEGSIISKGIGFETIAGTLIRSTASGTVNDVSYDKDTGFTITIYHRFGIITRYSGLATSLVSEKMDVKKGEILGNAKTGVFEYELRIATEYVNPLIFTTVEYE, from the coding sequence ATGTATATAAAACCTAAAAAAAAGAAAAGTAATAATATAAAATATACAAATAAAAAAGAAAATTTTTTTCATTTATTTTGTTATAAAATAGGTAAATTTCTTAACCATAGAATTTACTTTATGTTTATACCACATTCCAAAAAGAAAACTAAAACCTTATCTCTTCCAGTGTACTCTATTATGATAATAGTATTAATAATTTCATTATCATTACTTACAACTTTTTCTTTTCTTACAAAAAATACTGTTTTGGCAAGTAAAACTGAAGTACTAAGCGGAAGTTATAAGGATAAATTAACAGAGATAAATTCTCTTGAAAATATATTTAATTCTGTTGTTACCAATGATTATTACAGAAATGATATGTCAAATATTGCTTCTCTTATGAAAGTTGAGTCAAACAATATTAATCTATCTACAAATTATGTGGATAATATTTTACTTATGAATTTAAGGGCAGAAGAATTGGAAAAATTGAAGATCTATTTAGATGAATTAAAAGCCAATGTAACTTCAAAGAATAATGCATTAGAGCCTATACCCTCGATACTGCCAATAGATTCAAGATATGCCGTTATATCCAGACCTTATCAAGAAGGATCTATTATATCTAAAGGAATAGGTTTTGAGACTATTGCAGGTACTTTAATTAGGTCTACAGCATCAGGTACTGTTAATGATGTATCTTATGATAAGGATACGGGATTTACAATTACAATTTACCATAGATTTGGTATTATTACTAGATATAGTGGACTTGCAACTTCTTTGGTATCTGAAAAAATGGATGTAAAAAAAGGTGAAATATTGGGAAATGCCAAAACAGGTGTTTTTGAATATGAATTGAGAATAGCTACAGAATATGTTAATCCATTAATATTTACAACAGTGGAATATGAATGA
- the ybeY gene encoding rRNA maturation RNase YbeY, whose protein sequence is MKVNVFNETDYDINIKYYKYFLYYSARTADIDGEINLLFCDDEYIKNLNKEFRNKDKATDVLTFPMGNINEGGDIVISYEWVVTRYSKEKIRKTILKLIIHSILHLKGVHHNYTRKSLMENHNKMRELYKKVIKTIKENKS, encoded by the coding sequence ATGAAAGTAAATGTTTTTAATGAAACTGATTATGATATAAATATAAAGTATTATAAATATTTTTTATATTACTCTGCCAGAACTGCTGATATTGACGGAGAAATTAATTTACTTTTTTGCGATGATGAGTATATTAAAAATCTTAATAAAGAATTTAGAAATAAAGATAAAGCAACTGATGTGCTTACATTTCCTATGGGCAATATAAATGAAGGAGGAGATATAGTTATTTCTTATGAATGGGTAGTAACTAGATATAGTAAGGAAAAGATAAGAAAGACTATATTAAAATTAATAATTCATTCGATACTTCATTTGAAAGGAGTACATCATAATTATACTAGGAAATCATTAATGGAAAATCATAATAAAATGAGAGAATTATATAAAAAAGTGATAAAAACAATAAAAGAAAATAAATCATAA